Proteins encoded by one window of Paenibacillus urinalis:
- a CDS encoding HAD family hydrolase: MIFDMDGTLFQTESLLVPVYHKMFDILREEGHHEGATPPEELILGSLGMLLPDIWKRVIPNSTEAAKLRADELLLQLELEGLEQGIGVLYPGVVDTLKALHDYGVKLFVASNGLEHYVKGVAKAYGIAHLFDDLYSAGEYATASKVDLVKLLLDKHNIRSAWMVGDRSSDVEAGVENGQTVIGCAYAGFGREDELKGSNALLNDFTELLTLYKQAE; this comes from the coding sequence ATGATTTTTGATATGGACGGAACACTGTTTCAGACGGAATCGCTGCTCGTTCCTGTGTACCATAAAATGTTTGATATTTTAAGAGAAGAAGGACATCACGAAGGAGCGACACCGCCTGAAGAGCTTATTCTCGGCAGTCTGGGCATGCTGCTTCCTGATATATGGAAGCGGGTAATACCCAATTCAACAGAGGCAGCGAAGCTGCGTGCCGATGAACTGTTGCTGCAGCTCGAGCTGGAAGGATTAGAGCAGGGGATAGGTGTACTATATCCTGGGGTGGTTGATACGCTTAAGGCACTGCATGATTACGGTGTGAAGCTGTTTGTTGCAAGTAATGGACTGGAGCATTATGTAAAGGGTGTCGCCAAAGCTTATGGTATTGCACATCTGTTTGATGATCTGTATAGTGCCGGAGAGTATGCAACAGCATCAAAGGTTGATCTGGTCAAGCTATTGTTAGATAAACACAATATTCGTTCGGCATGGATGGTAGGAGACCGATCCTCTGATGTCGAAGCAGGCGTGGAGAATGGACAAACAGTGATTGGCTGCGCTTATGCAGGGTTTGGGCGCGAGGATGAATTGAAGGGCTCAAATGCGCTTCTAAATGACTTTACAGAATTGTTGACCTTGTATAAACAAGCTGAATAG
- a CDS encoding YheC/YheD family protein, with protein MPSPVLGILTLYLNDKKQLEEKKIYERMISEGERLGLDVYVFTPSDVHPSKEMIHALIYETEHKRWARKWRKFPDMIFDRCRIQRSARFQELRLFRQKYAHLLFLNRPLRNKWTIHQVLHKKQRFRPYLLDTKLYSSNADLKSMLMKHSLLYIKPINGTGGRGILRIERLTKDGLLLVQGRDHQRQILEPRQMHYKLLPKLLKNWEVRSRYIIQEGVQLQLASGRVHDYRMLVQKNQEGIWEFTGCAGRIGGHKSVTSNLHGGGTAIEMNELLTQWITDSDKRAEVRAAVEHFGVDVAKYLEATYGALCELALDIAIDKNGDIYLIEVNPKPAREVFAQIGQNEVYKQAIVKPLEYSLWLYKQRSS; from the coding sequence ATGCCGTCACCTGTCTTAGGCATACTGACACTGTACCTCAACGACAAAAAACAACTCGAAGAAAAGAAAATATACGAGCGAATGATTTCGGAAGGCGAACGGCTCGGACTCGATGTTTATGTATTCACTCCATCCGATGTCCATCCGTCCAAAGAGATGATTCATGCCCTGATTTATGAGACAGAGCATAAACGATGGGCTCGAAAATGGCGAAAGTTCCCTGATATGATATTTGACCGGTGCAGAATCCAGCGGAGTGCCCGTTTCCAAGAGCTCAGACTTTTCAGACAAAAGTATGCGCATCTCCTCTTCTTGAATCGGCCATTACGCAATAAGTGGACTATACATCAGGTACTGCATAAGAAACAGCGATTCAGACCCTATCTACTGGACACCAAATTGTACAGCAGTAATGCAGATCTGAAGAGCATGCTCATGAAACACAGTCTGCTGTATATTAAGCCGATTAACGGAACAGGGGGCCGCGGAATTCTCAGAATCGAACGATTAACCAAGGACGGCCTCCTGCTCGTTCAAGGCAGAGATCATCAACGGCAGATTCTGGAGCCGAGACAGATGCACTATAAGCTGCTCCCTAAGCTGCTGAAGAATTGGGAAGTCAGGAGCCGATACATTATCCAGGAAGGGGTTCAGCTCCAGCTAGCCAGTGGACGGGTGCATGATTACAGGATGCTGGTTCAGAAGAATCAAGAGGGGATATGGGAATTCACTGGCTGTGCCGGTCGGATCGGAGGACATAAGAGTGTCACTTCCAATCTTCATGGCGGGGGAACAGCGATTGAAATGAATGAACTATTAACACAGTGGATTACCGATTCGGATAAGAGAGCAGAGGTTCGTGCTGCTGTCGAGCACTTTGGAGTCGATGTTGCAAAATATTTAGAAGCCACTTATGGTGCATTATGTGAGTTGGCACTCGATATTGCCATTGACAAGAACGGCGATATTTATCTGATTGAGGTAAATCCGAAGCCTGCAAGGGAAGTCTTTGCACAAATTGGCCAGAATGAGGTTTACAAGCAAGCGATTGTGAAACCGCTGGAATACTCTCTGTGGTTATATAAGCAGAGGAGTTCATAA
- a CDS encoding YheC/YheD family protein: MHFSSPFPPHRRESFGGAYPGALHVSEQIPEEGKFLIGGKKNTKPTIAILTVYDRKRKFRGNHKNFKDIIKTGEQLGCQVYVVTVRDLNLSADFIKGYKYSAERKEWLQGRYPPPNIVYNRIPLREDESRPLVQKKIKECIAHPKINLYNPYFFNKWELFEWLSKARSTVSFVPHTRKLKSSSVISSILQSHPTVYLKPESGKAGKGIMTLQYREEDKLPYKLKIQDQSKSTTYKSSNLESLWKKIKRSIKQNDYIIQQGIELAEYGGRPFDLRVLVQKNANGQWRMTGVGARLAGRRSITTHVPRGGSIEDPILLLSSVFDTQLASNILNDVKSTALEIARQIEKSSGHALGEMSMDLGIDQDGGIWFFEANSKPMKFDEPAIRKRSLERLIQYCTHLAKQNG; the protein is encoded by the coding sequence ATCCATTTTTCGTCACCCTTCCCTCCGCACAGAAGGGAAAGCTTCGGTGGAGCATATCCTGGCGCACTGCATGTATCTGAGCAAATTCCGGAAGAAGGAAAGTTCTTAATTGGAGGCAAAAAAAACACAAAGCCAACGATCGCCATATTAACTGTTTATGATAGAAAGAGAAAATTCCGAGGGAACCATAAAAATTTTAAAGACATTATCAAAACAGGCGAACAATTGGGGTGTCAGGTCTATGTCGTTACGGTTCGCGATCTGAACCTGTCCGCCGACTTCATTAAAGGATACAAGTACAGTGCAGAGCGGAAGGAATGGCTCCAGGGCCGGTACCCACCACCCAACATTGTTTACAATCGGATTCCTCTTCGTGAAGATGAGAGCCGGCCGCTGGTGCAAAAAAAAATCAAGGAATGTATCGCTCATCCCAAAATCAATCTGTATAATCCTTACTTTTTCAACAAATGGGAATTGTTTGAATGGCTGAGCAAAGCGAGGTCAACCGTATCATTTGTCCCCCATACTCGTAAGCTCAAATCGTCTTCTGTAATCAGCAGCATTCTTCAATCCCACCCTACTGTATACCTTAAGCCAGAAAGCGGAAAGGCCGGTAAAGGGATAATGACCCTTCAATATCGTGAGGAAGATAAGCTTCCCTATAAGCTCAAGATCCAGGATCAATCCAAGAGCACAACCTATAAATCCTCTAATCTGGAGTCGTTATGGAAGAAAATTAAGCGCAGTATTAAACAAAACGACTATATAATCCAACAAGGTATTGAGCTGGCCGAATATGGAGGACGTCCCTTCGATCTTCGGGTTCTTGTGCAAAAAAATGCGAATGGTCAGTGGCGCATGACCGGTGTAGGAGCCCGCCTGGCCGGCCGCAGAAGCATCACGACTCACGTTCCGCGCGGAGGCAGTATTGAAGATCCGATCCTGCTTCTCAGCAGCGTATTTGACACACAGCTGGCCAGTAACATTCTCAACGATGTAAAAAGCACCGCTTTGGAAATTGCCAGACAGATAGAGAAATCATCGGGTCACGCCTTGGGTGAAATGTCGATGGATCTCGGCATTGACCAGGACGGAGGCATATGGTTTTTTGAAGCCAATTCCAAGCCGATGAAATTTGATGAACCTGCTATTCGCAAAAGATCGCTTGAACGGTTAATCCAATACTGTACGCACCTAGCGAAGCAAAATGGATAA
- a CDS encoding YheC/YheD family protein: protein MSLTLCNVHFTKRPEKVIYISNALMNNFQLSGKKTVHVRLGKQRINVHLKPLKKSGKHIYLSSSVRNAIQIPNPGNILIKGVEGDEVQLGPLIGILSDGPTSASQPFGSRTGFVKQLLKQGNQDSYTFGFTPKDIDWGNERVYGYFLNSSGGFSRKYVPLPDVVYNRLPSRRSDFSQSTNQLRDRFERKNIPFFNWSFFNKSDIYRLLENDQTVNSYVPESHMNPSMEKIKEMLDRHQFVYYKPSAGSLGQGIFRLTYLPKKGYYARFRKPGGNVLLRFTSFKKLATMLQARLGSRTKDYVVQQGIRLIEIDGCPIDFRFHMHKNGNNEWVVVGIGAKKAGKGSITTHIKNGGSLMTPEHALSKTFGDRAQEILQKSKNTAIKLAEAIEFHHKHLLGEIGFDLGIDQEAQVWMFEANAKPGRSIFRHPSLRTEGKASVEHILAHCMYLSKFRKKESS, encoded by the coding sequence ATGAGTCTGACTTTGTGTAATGTGCACTTTACAAAAAGGCCGGAGAAGGTCATCTATATATCCAATGCATTAATGAATAACTTCCAGCTATCCGGTAAAAAAACAGTTCATGTCCGGCTTGGCAAACAGCGTATCAATGTCCATCTCAAACCACTTAAAAAATCCGGAAAACACATCTATCTGTCAAGCAGCGTCCGCAACGCAATTCAAATTCCAAATCCAGGCAATATTCTTATCAAAGGAGTCGAGGGAGATGAAGTTCAGCTCGGTCCGCTGATCGGTATTCTGTCTGACGGTCCGACTTCTGCATCACAACCGTTCGGCTCACGAACCGGATTTGTGAAACAATTGCTTAAACAAGGTAATCAGGATTCTTATACATTCGGATTTACTCCGAAAGATATTGATTGGGGAAATGAGAGGGTCTACGGCTATTTTCTGAACAGCAGTGGTGGATTCTCTAGAAAATACGTGCCGCTTCCAGACGTCGTATATAACAGGCTGCCGAGCAGAAGATCCGACTTCTCGCAATCGACCAACCAGCTTCGTGACCGCTTTGAGCGAAAGAACATTCCTTTTTTCAACTGGAGCTTCTTTAACAAATCCGATATCTATCGATTGCTGGAGAATGATCAGACAGTTAACAGCTATGTACCGGAGTCACACATGAATCCAAGCATGGAAAAGATCAAGGAAATGCTGGACCGTCATCAATTTGTATATTATAAGCCTTCCGCAGGAAGTCTCGGTCAAGGTATTTTTCGTCTGACCTACTTGCCCAAGAAAGGTTATTATGCCAGGTTCAGAAAGCCAGGCGGCAATGTACTTCTCCGATTTACTTCGTTCAAGAAGCTTGCAACCATGCTTCAAGCCAGACTTGGATCGAGAACGAAGGATTACGTTGTCCAGCAAGGGATTCGGTTGATTGAGATCGATGGCTGCCCTATAGATTTTCGTTTTCATATGCATAAGAACGGGAATAACGAGTGGGTTGTTGTCGGGATCGGTGCCAAAAAAGCCGGAAAGGGCTCCATTACTACTCACATTAAGAACGGCGGCTCCCTTATGACACCAGAACACGCTCTCAGCAAAACCTTTGGTGACCGAGCGCAAGAAATCCTGCAGAAATCTAAGAACACAGCGATTAAATTAGCTGAGGCTATCGAGTTTCATCATAAACATCTTCTCGGTGAAATCGGTTTTGATCTCGGTATTGATCAGGAGGCACAAGTATGGATGTTCGAAGCGAACGCCAAACCGGGCAGATCCATTTTTCGTCACCCTTCCCTCCGCACAGAAGGGAAAGCTTCGGTGGAGCATATCCTGGCGCACTGCATGTATCTGAGCAAATTCCGGAAGAAGGAAAGTTCTTAA
- a CDS encoding YheC/YheD family protein, producing MKKPLGTLGVLVNERKGTPPFADEYFCRRLCQEGVNFGMNVVVLTPRSSEPNGNYLGYQYIKGTWTQLPVEQPDLIYDRCLSPVPGIFRRRINKAAKSTSHKVRYLSRGLPGKWHVYNSLRLNAVLREHLPETAIYTNVEQLKQWLVRHPQGVFLKPQAGTHGKRTVLVRRQPENGKLIIQGRNRSNHMFNKRFTNHELGLSQLHRILSTRTFIIQPFLSLMNHEEKPFDLRVLVQKNGRGKWSLSGQAIREGGHGSLTSNLHGGGTAVDCRSFLETEYGKDQADLIMNKAAELSAIIPVVLEGRFGRLSELGIDYGIDRDGKLWIIEVNSKPGRSSFLLAGDVESASLAYNRPLEYARYLLLRTQ from the coding sequence ATGAAAAAGCCGCTTGGTACGCTCGGTGTGCTCGTGAATGAACGGAAGGGAACACCCCCATTTGCCGATGAATATTTCTGCAGGCGGCTCTGTCAAGAAGGAGTAAACTTTGGAATGAATGTCGTTGTGCTCACCCCCAGAAGCTCAGAGCCAAATGGTAATTATCTAGGTTATCAATATATTAAGGGCACCTGGACCCAGCTTCCGGTAGAACAGCCCGATCTGATCTATGATCGATGCCTGTCACCTGTACCCGGCATATTCAGACGAAGAATAAATAAGGCTGCGAAATCAACTTCACACAAGGTCAGATATTTATCCCGGGGACTACCGGGTAAGTGGCATGTTTATAACTCCCTTCGTCTAAACGCTGTGCTGAGAGAGCATTTGCCCGAAACAGCCATCTACACGAATGTAGAACAGCTGAAGCAATGGCTGGTACGGCATCCTCAAGGTGTATTCTTGAAGCCGCAGGCAGGAACACACGGCAAAAGAACCGTTCTCGTTCGCAGGCAGCCTGAGAATGGCAAGCTTATCATTCAGGGACGCAATCGCTCCAACCACATGTTCAACAAGCGTTTCACCAATCATGAACTTGGACTCAGCCAGCTCCATCGCATCCTTTCCACTCGAACATTTATCATTCAGCCATTTCTCTCACTCATGAATCACGAGGAAAAACCATTTGATCTGCGTGTTCTCGTTCAGAAAAATGGCAGGGGGAAATGGAGCTTAAGCGGTCAAGCGATTCGTGAAGGCGGTCATGGCAGTCTTACTTCTAATCTTCACGGAGGCGGAACAGCTGTGGACTGCCGCTCCTTTCTGGAAACGGAATACGGCAAGGATCAAGCCGATCTCATTATGAACAAAGCGGCTGAGCTCTCCGCTATCATCCCCGTGGTACTAGAAGGAAGGTTTGGTCGTTTAAGCGAGCTTGGTATCGATTATGGGATCGACCGTGATGGGAAGCTGTGGATTATTGAAGTGAATTCCAAGCCGGGCCGCTCTTCCTTTCTGCTCGCAGGTGATGTGGAAAGCGCGAGTCTTGCTTACAACCGGCCTCTTGAATATGCCCGTTATTTACTGCTTCGTACCCAATAA
- a CDS encoding YheC/YheD family protein: MSQKKITIHISGSGILQDDVVMIGEKFLKFWKIPAGRPLQLAFGSFKQEVTIISVPKFEGMRVSPILAERCGLTSRTVLKIRYFDSSRTLRIGPLISVLISRDHPDKLDRPFGSITMFCSELVRACQKRGAYVYFITPDHVDSVTGQIEGWVYDEGWKKRVMPIADVVNNRLTSRKLENKPSVQHFVKEVKSRYGTVTYNEKFLDKNEVFEALKSESSLRRYLPESHSLKSFTVLKTMCQTYPVIFLKPVRGSLGKGIIRISRQSDGTYMTLSTQLGGVQKQVYSSLTKLFAGLSGKMKTTKYQIQQGLHLIDIGKKPVDFRALVQKNRAGKWKVTSIVARIAGGSHFVSNLARGGSLSTVREAVNKSLLSSDAKKNAYVSLHKAALSIAEGIDATIPAHFGELGIDLAMDYSGKVWLIEVNSKPSKNDNTPLTDNKIRPSVITMLDYSAYLAGF; the protein is encoded by the coding sequence ATGTCCCAAAAAAAAATAACGATCCACATCAGCGGATCAGGCATCCTGCAGGATGACGTCGTGATGATCGGTGAGAAATTTCTAAAGTTTTGGAAAATTCCTGCCGGACGTCCGCTCCAGCTTGCATTCGGAAGCTTTAAGCAAGAAGTTACCATTATTTCCGTACCCAAGTTTGAAGGCATGCGAGTGAGTCCCATACTAGCCGAGCGATGTGGTCTCACTTCTCGTACGGTTCTGAAGATCCGTTATTTCGATAGCAGCCGGACACTCCGTATCGGTCCCCTCATCAGCGTCCTGATCAGTCGCGATCATCCTGATAAGCTTGATCGGCCTTTCGGCTCTATCACGATGTTTTGCAGCGAACTGGTGAGGGCCTGTCAGAAACGGGGAGCATACGTGTACTTTATTACACCAGACCATGTCGATTCAGTTACCGGGCAAATCGAAGGCTGGGTGTATGACGAAGGATGGAAAAAAAGAGTGATGCCTATTGCAGATGTCGTCAACAATCGACTGACTTCACGCAAGCTTGAGAACAAACCTAGCGTACAGCATTTTGTAAAGGAAGTAAAATCGCGATACGGAACCGTGACGTATAATGAGAAGTTTCTCGACAAGAATGAAGTGTTCGAGGCGTTGAAATCGGAGAGCAGTCTAAGAAGGTACTTACCTGAATCACACTCCCTCAAGTCCTTTACTGTGCTCAAAACGATGTGTCAAACGTATCCGGTTATATTTCTCAAGCCCGTTCGAGGCAGCCTGGGCAAAGGAATCATACGTATATCCAGACAGTCTGATGGAACCTATATGACCCTTTCCACTCAGCTTGGCGGTGTCCAAAAGCAGGTATACTCCAGCCTCACCAAATTATTTGCAGGATTGTCTGGGAAGATGAAGACAACCAAATACCAGATCCAACAAGGACTGCATCTCATTGATATCGGCAAAAAACCGGTCGATTTCAGAGCATTGGTACAGAAAAATCGTGCAGGGAAATGGAAGGTAACCTCCATTGTCGCCCGCATTGCCGGCGGCAGCCATTTTGTATCCAACCTCGCCAGAGGCGGCTCACTCAGCACGGTAAGAGAAGCCGTAAACAAGAGCTTATTATCCAGTGATGCCAAAAAAAATGCTTATGTCTCTCTGCATAAGGCAGCGCTTAGTATTGCAGAAGGGATCGACGCGACCATTCCAGCGCATTTTGGAGAACTGGGAATTGATCTTGCGATGGATTACTCGGGTAAGGTCTGGCTCATTGAGGTCAATTCGAAGCCCTCCAAGAATGACAACACACCGCTTACTGACAATAAGATCCGGCCATCTGTCATTACTATGCTCGATTATTCCGCTTACCTCGCCGGATTCTAA
- a CDS encoding YlbF family regulator, with protein sequence MNVYDKAHDLAAALKDSEEVKEISQAMKLVAADPDSQRMLDEFRVRQNELQQRMMTGDMPSQEEMETMEKSFEVLSLNLNIRRLFEAERRLSVIIEDVNKIIMESLQHLYGGELK encoded by the coding sequence ATGAACGTTTATGACAAAGCACACGATTTGGCCGCAGCACTTAAAGACAGCGAAGAAGTGAAGGAAATCTCACAGGCGATGAAGCTTGTTGCCGCAGATCCGGATTCGCAGCGTATGCTGGATGAGTTTCGGGTTCGTCAGAATGAGCTCCAGCAGCGGATGATGACAGGCGACATGCCTTCTCAAGAGGAAATGGAAACGATGGAAAAATCCTTTGAGGTGCTAAGTCTGAATTTGAATATTCGGAGACTGTTTGAGGCAGAACGCCGCCTTAGCGTCATTATTGAAGATGTCAACAAAATCATTATGGAAAGTCTGCAGCATCTGTACGGCGGCGAACTGAAATAA
- a CDS encoding DRTGG domain-containing protein encodes MEGFEEETVTKHVQLLQYIEQLKIGSKISVRGLAREMGVSEGTAYRAVKEAENAGIVVTKERIGTVRVEKRLRGASEQLTFGDVVEIVGGHVLGGNEGLGKPLYKYVIGAMKEEAMAKYIDAGSLLIVGNRDNAHSLALNQGAGVLITGGFGTDPEVVGLADKLSLPIISSKHDTFTVASMINRAIFDRLIKKKIMLVEDIVGEKPKTYYLKLSSTVADFSRLVLETGELRFPVIDEWNRVIGIISRKDVVDLPEHQSIDKSVVRKPVTATLKTSLASAAQIMAWEGIDYLPIVDRNRKLITSVKRTEVLSAMRDTQKQPQLGETFDHLIWNGFVEERGEQGEIKYNGVIIPQMATDLGTISEGVLIHLMTQAGHRIAREITGNDHMLENFSTYFVRPLQIEDKVTISPSVMELSRRNCKLDIDLVRDGQLICKAIMTLQSIDLS; translated from the coding sequence TTGGAAGGATTTGAAGAAGAAACAGTAACGAAGCATGTGCAGCTCCTTCAATACATAGAGCAGTTAAAGATCGGTTCGAAGATATCGGTTCGAGGGCTTGCTAGAGAAATGGGAGTCAGTGAAGGGACTGCTTACCGTGCTGTCAAAGAAGCAGAAAATGCAGGAATTGTCGTTACCAAAGAACGGATTGGTACAGTACGTGTAGAGAAAAGGCTGCGAGGAGCCTCGGAACAGCTCACTTTCGGGGATGTAGTCGAGATTGTGGGCGGACATGTCCTTGGTGGTAATGAAGGGCTGGGCAAACCTTTGTATAAATACGTCATTGGAGCTATGAAAGAAGAAGCCATGGCCAAGTACATCGATGCAGGCAGCCTGCTTATCGTTGGTAATAGAGATAATGCGCATAGTCTTGCGTTAAATCAAGGGGCAGGCGTGCTTATTACTGGAGGCTTCGGTACTGATCCAGAAGTGGTGGGTCTTGCGGACAAGCTGAGCTTACCGATTATCTCTTCTAAGCACGACACATTTACTGTGGCATCCATGATTAACAGAGCGATATTTGACCGATTGATTAAGAAGAAGATTATGCTGGTAGAAGATATTGTCGGTGAAAAGCCCAAAACCTACTATTTGAAATTGAGTAGTACAGTGGCGGATTTCAGCCGTCTGGTGCTCGAAACGGGAGAGCTGCGTTTTCCGGTAATTGATGAATGGAATCGGGTAATCGGGATTATAAGCCGCAAGGATGTCGTAGATCTCCCTGAACATCAAAGTATTGACAAAAGCGTTGTGCGCAAGCCTGTCACGGCAACACTTAAGACCTCACTCGCATCTGCCGCACAGATTATGGCCTGGGAAGGTATCGATTATTTACCGATCGTTGACCGGAATCGTAAGCTGATTACTTCTGTTAAGCGCACAGAAGTGTTGAGTGCGATGCGGGACACCCAGAAGCAGCCTCAGCTTGGAGAAACCTTCGATCATTTGATATGGAATGGGTTCGTTGAAGAGAGAGGAGAGCAGGGAGAGATCAAGTACAATGGTGTAATCATTCCTCAGATGGCGACAGACTTAGGCACGATTTCCGAAGGGGTGCTTATTCATCTCATGACGCAGGCCGGACATCGAATTGCGCGTGAGATTACCGGAAATGACCATATGCTGGAGAATTTTTCGACCTATTTTGTGCGTCCTCTGCAAATTGAAGATAAAGTGACGATATCTCCAAGTGTAATGGAGCTCAGCAGACGCAATTGCAAGCTGGATATTGACCTGGTCCGAGACGGGCAGCTGATATGTAAAGCGATCATGACCCTGCAATCCATCGATCTATCCTAG
- a CDS encoding YtpI family protein, whose product MLDVIRYLLFALFILSTVCAAFTSIRGRRASDALKRGLYQAMTSIWMGIMLIVLALIQMFMFSGSTVAVVVEGLFLVLGAFNLFAGIRNRIHYSQIKNEKSPL is encoded by the coding sequence ATGCTGGATGTCATTCGTTATTTACTGTTTGCGCTGTTCATCCTCTCTACCGTCTGCGCAGCCTTCACAAGTATTCGTGGACGCAGAGCCAGTGATGCGCTGAAGCGAGGTCTCTACCAGGCAATGACAAGCATATGGATGGGAATCATGCTGATTGTTCTGGCCCTTATACAGATGTTTATGTTCAGCGGTTCTACGGTTGCCGTCGTTGTTGAGGGATTGTTCCTGGTGCTGGGTGCCTTCAATCTGTTTGCAGGAATTCGCAATCGCATTCATTACTCCCAGATAAAAAACGAAAAGTCTCCTTTATAG
- a CDS encoding YtrH family sporulation protein, which translates to MTFMSKVILDFFIAFGIVLGGSMLGGIGAVMSMQPPTQTMLEVAGRIKIWALAAAVGGTIDPMRVIESNMLDGNLSPAIKQILYIIFAFLGAHMGTELVKWVCTIRN; encoded by the coding sequence ATGACTTTCATGTCCAAAGTAATCCTAGATTTCTTTATCGCTTTCGGCATCGTTCTCGGTGGGTCCATGCTTGGCGGGATTGGGGCCGTAATGTCCATGCAGCCGCCTACACAAACGATGCTGGAGGTTGCCGGCCGCATTAAAATCTGGGCTCTTGCTGCAGCTGTAGGAGGCACGATTGACCCCATGCGGGTCATAGAAAGCAATATGCTGGATGGGAATCTGTCACCTGCCATTAAACAGATCCTTTATATTATATTCGCCTTTCTTGGAGCACATATGGGAACTGAGCTGGTTAAATGGGTGTGTACCATCCGGAATTAA